The following are encoded together in the Odocoileus virginianus isolate 20LAN1187 ecotype Illinois chromosome 28, Ovbor_1.2, whole genome shotgun sequence genome:
- the LOC110150001 gene encoding olfactory receptor 8A1-like, which produces MVAENHSTVTEFILGGLTNQPELQLPLFFLFLGIYSVTMIGNLGVITLICLNAQLHTPMYYFLSNLSFVDLCYSSVITPKMLVNFVSEKNVISYAGCMSQLYFFLVFVIAECYMLTVMAYDRYVAICRPLFYNIIMSHRVCSLLVAGVYAIGFIGSTIETGLMLKLSYCDFLISHYFCDILPLMTLSCSSTYDTEMTVFVLAGFDIVVTSLTVLISYAFILSSILHISTTGGRAKAFSTCSSHLAAVGMFYGTTAFMYLKPSTASSLAQENVASVFYTTVIPMLNPLIYSLRNKELKAAMQKTLREKCFDTNAVTLFQF; this is translated from the coding sequence ATGGTTGCAGAAAATCACTCCACAGTGACAGAGTTCATTCTTGGAGGTTTAACAAATCAACCAGAGCTCCAGctccccctcttcttcctcttccttgggATCTACTCTGTCACCATGATAGGGAACCTGGGCGTGATAACACTGATTTGTCTGAATGCTCAGcttcacacccccatgtactatTTCCTCAGCAACCTGTCCTTCGTGGATCTCTGCTACTCCTCTGTCATCACCCCTAAGATGCTGGTGAACTTTGTGTCAGAGAAGAACGTCATCTCCTATGCAGGGTGCATGTCCCAGCTCTACTTCTTCCTGGTGTTTGTCATTGCTGAGTGTTACATGCTGacagtgatggcctatgaccgctatgttgcCATCTGCAGACCTTTGTTTTACAACATCATCATGTCTCATAGAGTCTGCTCCCTGCTGGTGGCTGGGGTTTATGCCATAGGATTCATTGGTTCAACCATAGAGACTGGCCTCATGTTGAAACTGTCCTATTGTGATTTCCTTATCAGTCATTACTTCTGTGACATCCTCCCCCTCATGACACTCTCTTGCTCTAGCACCTATGACACTGAGATGACAGTCTTTGTTCTGGCTGGATTCGACATTGTAGTCACCAGCTTAACAGTCTTAATTTCCTATGCCTTCATTCTGTCCAGTATCCTCCACATCAGCACCACAGGGGGAAGGGCCAAAGCCTTCAGCACGTGCAGCTCCCATCTTGCCGCTGTGGGGATGTTTTACGGAACAACTGCATTCATGTACTTGAAACCCTCCACGGCCAGTTCCCTGGCCCAGGAGAACGTGGCCTCCGTGTTCTACACCACAGTgatccccatgctgaaccccctgATCTACAGCTTGAGGAATAAGGAGCTGAAGGCTGCCATGCAGAAAACTCTgagagaaaaatgttttgataCAAATGCTGTTAccctttttcaattttaa